The following are encoded together in the Cyanobacterium aponinum PCC 10605 genome:
- the dnaK gene encoding molecular chaperone DnaK yields the protein MGRVVGIDLGTTNSVVAVMEGGKPLVIANAEGSRTTPSVVGFNKDGELVVGQMARRQGVLNPQNTYYGIKRFMGRRYGELSEASKRVPYTIRRDEMDNIKIRCPRLKKEFAPEEISAMILRKLAEEAERYLGEEVTGAVITVPAYFNDSQRQATKDAGKIAGLEVLRIVNEPTAASLAYGLEKKSSEKILVFDLGGGTFDVSILEVGDGVLEVRATSGDTQLGGNDFDKKIVDYLAEQFLETEGVDLRRDRQALQRLTEAAEKAKIELSGVSTSEINLPFITATEDGPKHIETTLSRAKFEELCGDLVSRLRRPIIRALKDAGLSPVQIDEVVLVGGSTRIPMVQELVRSFIDIEPNQNVNPDEVVAVGAAVQAGILSGEVKDILLLDVTPLSIGVETIGGVTKKLVPRNTTIPVRRSDVFSTSENNQTSVEIHVVQGEREMASDNKSLGRFKLTGIPPAPRGVPQVQVSFDIDANGILQVIARDKTTGREQSIIVQGASTLSQSEINRMIQEADEFAREDRERRDRVEKRNRAKALTDQAQRRLREVTLDFGSQFTNPYRRDIDNLCREILDSLEQDDDRRLDRSQADLEDVLYELNREVRLQYNDEEEGFFESIKKTFIGDDDDDFDYNPRDRRNVYRNSPDTTLYGGKVNPSRDSRRDYRDPYSPPPASNTPYSGSSVSRPTPPPRTPSRRSPDYPPERGYRVSKDREIPYENDWNDDDDWF from the coding sequence ATGGGAAGAGTCGTAGGTATAGACTTAGGTACAACCAACTCAGTAGTAGCTGTTATGGAAGGAGGGAAGCCTCTGGTAATTGCCAATGCCGAAGGTAGTCGCACCACTCCCTCTGTGGTAGGTTTTAACAAAGATGGTGAGTTAGTGGTTGGGCAAATGGCAAGACGACAAGGGGTATTGAATCCTCAAAATACTTACTATGGTATTAAGCGCTTCATGGGGAGAAGATACGGTGAATTGAGTGAAGCTAGTAAACGTGTTCCTTACACTATCCGCCGTGATGAGATGGATAATATTAAAATTCGTTGTCCTCGTCTCAAAAAAGAGTTTGCCCCCGAAGAAATCTCGGCGATGATTTTGCGTAAACTGGCAGAGGAGGCGGAAAGGTATTTAGGAGAAGAAGTAACGGGGGCGGTAATTACTGTACCTGCTTATTTTAATGATAGCCAACGTCAAGCCACAAAAGATGCCGGTAAAATTGCTGGTTTAGAAGTATTAAGAATTGTTAATGAACCAACGGCGGCTTCTTTAGCTTATGGTTTGGAGAAAAAGAGTAGTGAGAAGATTTTGGTTTTTGATTTGGGAGGTGGTACTTTTGATGTTTCTATCCTTGAGGTGGGAGACGGAGTTTTAGAGGTAAGGGCAACCAGTGGTGACACTCAGTTGGGGGGGAATGATTTTGATAAGAAAATTGTTGACTACTTGGCGGAGCAATTTTTAGAAACAGAGGGAGTGGACTTAAGGCGCGATCGCCAAGCCTTGCAAAGGTTAACAGAAGCGGCGGAAAAAGCAAAAATAGAACTGTCAGGGGTCAGCACCTCAGAGATTAATTTACCCTTCATTACGGCTACCGAAGATGGACCTAAACATATAGAAACCACACTTTCTAGGGCGAAATTTGAAGAATTATGCGGAGATTTGGTATCCCGTCTCCGTCGTCCTATTATTCGGGCTTTAAAAGACGCAGGATTGTCCCCTGTGCAAATCGATGAGGTGGTATTAGTAGGTGGTTCAACCCGTATCCCGATGGTGCAGGAATTAGTACGGAGTTTTATTGACATCGAGCCTAATCAAAATGTTAATCCTGATGAAGTTGTGGCGGTGGGAGCGGCGGTTCAAGCAGGAATTTTGTCTGGAGAGGTCAAAGACATATTACTCCTTGATGTGACCCCTCTATCTATTGGTGTGGAAACCATTGGAGGAGTAACCAAAAAACTTGTACCTCGTAATACAACTATTCCTGTAAGAAGATCAGATGTTTTCTCCACTTCAGAAAATAATCAAACCTCGGTGGAAATCCATGTGGTACAGGGTGAAAGGGAAATGGCTTCGGATAACAAATCTTTGGGGCGTTTTAAATTAACAGGTATTCCTCCTGCACCTAGGGGTGTACCTCAAGTGCAAGTATCTTTCGATATTGATGCGAACGGTATTTTGCAGGTGATTGCGAGGGATAAAACCACTGGTAGGGAACAAAGTATTATTGTCCAAGGAGCTTCTACTCTTTCTCAGTCAGAAATTAATCGCATGATTCAAGAAGCTGATGAGTTTGCTAGAGAAGATAGGGAAAGGCGCGATCGCGTCGAAAAGCGTAATCGGGCAAAGGCTTTGACAGATCAAGCACAAAGAAGACTAAGGGAAGTTACCCTCGACTTTGGTAGTCAATTCACTAATCCTTACCGTCGAGATATAGATAATCTTTGTCGGGAGATATTAGATAGTTTAGAACAAGATGACGATCGCCGTTTAGATCGTTCTCAAGCGGATTTAGAAGATGTTTTATATGAATTAAATCGAGAAGTCCGTTTGCAGTATAACGATGAGGAAGAAGGCTTTTTCGAGTCCATCAAAAAAACTTTTATCGGTGATGATGACGACGATTTTGACTATAATCCGCGCGATCGTCGGAATGTTTACCGCAATAGCCCTGATACAACTCTTTATGGTGGTAAAGTGAACCCTAGTCGTGATTCCCGTAGAGATTATCGAGATCCCTATTCTCCCCCTCCTGCGAGTAATACCCCTTACAGTGGTAGCAGTGTTTCTCGTCCCACTCCCCCTCCCCGCACTCCTTCCCGTCGCTCTCCTGATTATCCCCCAGAAAGAGGCTATCGTGTAAGTAAAGATAGAGAAATCCCCTATGAAAATGATTGGAATGATGATGATGATTGGTTTTAA